In Drosophila teissieri strain GT53w chromosome 2R, Prin_Dtei_1.1, whole genome shotgun sequence, the following proteins share a genomic window:
- the LOC122614351 gene encoding uncharacterized protein LOC122614351: MGQSSKSGSAGVGGGAGGGGGGGVVCPSTAISGCASGTALIQLDATGPGAGGAGESEHERGTWTGRFDFLLSLLGYSVGLGNVWRFPYLCYNNGGGAFLIPFTIMLVIAGLPLMFMELSFGQYAALGPVAVYRRFCPLFRGLGTGMILVSAIVMLYYNLIIAWTIFYMFASFAPVLPWQNCEPAWSTKYCFSYAQADQCEATNGTYYLRTCHNATSAAENNITALALGALKRPPAEEYFNNFVLGLSKGIEETGSIKLSLAACLFLAWTIVFLCLCKGVQSSGKVVYFTALFPYVVLVILFVRGVTLPGASTGIIFYLTPDWKQLANAQVWGDAAVQIFFALSPAWGGLITLSSYNKFSNNCYKDSLIVAFCNIATSFFAGLVIFSIIGFLAHELNVDVEKVVDQGAGLAFIVYPEVVTRLPVSPVWAVLFFVMLLTLGLDSQFALMETVTTAILDRFPNLRQYKIWVVLSVAIFGYIGGLGFTTNSGMYWLQLMDKYAANWSVLLIAISECILIAWIYGSQRFLNDIQGMIGKRSWFWNFFWGIMWRYITPATLLFILFFNWVEYKPAKYGHYVYPMWADAVGWIVGLLPVLVIFLVAFQEIWRAPKSLSFRDRIKHLLQPTAEWGPAGRPCVNLHAERYQSQNYDGVTNTKILIEEEASPKKAAHKKAKQLTLDVDVDVECLPLATVGKRPGAPKSVGKQGSSGNLQTNAKNGTHKSPTTEISPSKQPLIPAEKDTKSSTTKVLAAGTQSSGRECTTMSTFAGGGEKKPTKVNSATVATTAAATLASSNTTTSATVAAATKSPPPAGVAPSTLVGVAATGATVAAAANGKASMAAGKTTLKTTISSGAATVTAAPAAGANKAASVATATATVAAGKTPAAAMALNVAASVKVSQTDKTPPLKTTITASVAAAPGGTKASTTPGVATATVVSVSPGATVAAGASKAAAPLKATATSSAVGAAAAANATQAAKIAPVAAPSALVAAAQPAKSTSTSASVAKTNTNAGSKPTAAMSTFKSDVPAAAASVGATNGKVPPSGGATAIEQPAVNQKATAAATQKSQAATATATPTKTALTQKPIAPSAASGKVATTGGPADVSSSRSTDNPPTAKGAASSSVSAKSAKAGRTQANETSPTKPAGKPIKAGSTSPTKAVAKPGATAAKTAATSAATAAPAGSSSSKKAATSTAATLGSQAKTKGNASGAGTKK; this comes from the exons ATGGGGCAGAGCAGCAAGTCCGGAAGTGCCGGAGTCGGGGGCGGAgctggaggcggtggcggaggaggcgTGGTCTGCCCCTCTACGGCGATCAGTGGCTGTGCATCCGGAACGGCGCTCATCCAACTGGACGCCACTGGGCCAGGAGCCGGCGGAGCTGGGGAGTCGGAACATGAGCGCGGCACCTGGACGGGTCGCTTCGATTTCCTGCTCTCGCTGCTCGGATACTCCGTGGGCCTGGGCAATGTGTGGCGGTTTCCCTACCTGTGCTACAACAACGGCGGAG GAGCCTTCCTCATCCCCTTCACCATCATGCTGGTCATCGCCGGACTGCCGCTGATGTTCATGGAGCTCTCCTTCGGCCAGTACGCCGCTCTGGGTCCCGTGGCCGTTTACCGCAGGTTCTGCCCACTGTTCCGGGGCCTGGGCACCGGCATGATCCTGGTGTCCGCCATTGTGATGCTCTACTACAACCTGATCATCGCCTGGACCATCTTCTACATGTTCGCCTCGTTTGCGCCGGTGCTGCCCTGGCAGAACTGCGAGCCCGCCTGGAGCACAAAGT ATTGCTTCTCCTACGCCCAGGCGGACCAGTGCGAGGCCACCAATGGCACCTACTACCTCCGCACCTGCCACAACGCCACCTCCGCGGCGGAGAACAACATCACCGCGCTGGCACTCGGCGCCCTGAAGCGTCCACCAGCCGAGGAGTACTTCAA CAACTTTGTGCTCGGACTGTCCAAGGGCATCGAGGAGACGGGCAGCATTAAGCTGTCACTGGCCGCCTGCCTCTTCCTGGCGTGGACGATAGTGTTCCTGTGCCTGTGCAAGGGCGTCCAGTCCTCCGGCAAGGTGGTCTACTTCACGGCCCTCTTCCCCTACGTCGTCCTGGTGATACTCTTCGTCCGGGGAGTCACGCTGCCCGGTGCGAGCACGGGCATTATCTTCTACCTGACGCCCGACTGGAAGCAGCTGGCCAACGCCCAG GTCTGGGGCGATGCTGCGGTCCAGATATTCTTCGCACTGAGCCCGGCCTGGGGCGGCTTAATCACGCTCTCGTCCTACAACAAGTTCTCCAACAACTGCTACAA GGACTCGCTGATCGTGGCCTTCTGCAACATAGCCACCTCCTTCTTCGCCGGCCTGGTGATCTTCTCCATCATTGGGTTCCTGGCCCACGAGCTGAACGTCGATGTGGAGAAGGTGGTGGACCAGGGCGCGGGTCTGGCCTTCATTGTCTATCCGGAGGTGGTCACCCGGCTGCCCGTGTCGCCCGTTTGGGCCGTTCTGTTCTTCGTGATGCTGCTGACCCTGGGACTGGACTCCCAGTTCGCTCTGATGGAGACGGTGACCACGGCGATTCTGGACAGGTTCCCCAACCTGAGGCAGTACAAGATCTGGGTGGTCCTGTCGGTGGCCATTTTCGGCTACATCGGCGGTCTGGGCTTCACCACCAAT AGCGGCATGTACTGGCTGCAGCTGATGGACAAGTACGCGGCCAACTGGTCCGTGCTGCTGATCGCCATCTCGGAGTGCATCCTAATTGCCTGGATCTATGGCTCCCAGCGGTTCCTCAACGACATTCAGGGCATGATTGGCAAGCGCTCCTGGTTCTGGAACTTCTTCTGGGGCATCATGTGGCGCTACATCACGCCAGCCACTCTCTTG TTCATATTGTTCTTCAACTGGGTGGAGTACAAGCCGGCCAAGTATGGCCACTATGTGTACCCCATGTGGGCGGATGCAGTGGGCTGGATCGTGGGACTGCTGCCCGTGCTGGTCATCTTTCTGGTGGCCTTCCAGGAGATCTGGCGGGCGCCCAAGAGCCTCAGCTTCAGGGACCGCATCAAGCACCTGCTGCAGCCCACCGCCGAGTGGGGACCAGCGGGCAGGCCCTGTGTCAACCTGCACGCCGAGCGGTACCAGAGCCAGAACTACGACGGCGTGACCAACACCAAGATCCTCATCGAGGAGGAGGCCTCGCCCAAGAAGGCGGCGCACAAGAAGGCCAAGCAACTGACcctggacgtggacgtggatgtcGAGTGCCTGCCCCTGGCGACTGTGGGCAAGCGGCCAGGTGCTCCGAAGTCAGTGGGCAAGCaaggcagcagcggcaacctGCAGACGAATGCCAAGAACGGCACCCACAAGTCGCCCACCACCGAAATCAGCCCCAGCAAGCAGCCCCTGATTCCGGCCGAAAAGGACACTAAGTCGTCCACCACAAAGGTCCTGGCCGCCGGAACGCAGAGCAGCGGACGTGAGTGCACCACCATGTCCACCTTCGCGGGCGGCGGGGAGAAGAAGCCAACCAAAGTCAATTCGGCCACAGTAGCCACCACTGCTGCAGCTACgctggccagcagcaacaccacgacatcagcaactgttgctgctgccaccaaATCACCGCCTCCAGCTGGCGTTGCACCTTCCACTTTAGTGGGCGTTGCTGCCACAGGAgcaacagttgctgctgcggcaaaTGGCAAGGCCAGCATGGCTGCTGGCAAAACCACACTTAAAACGACAATATCATCAGGTGCTGCAACTGttactgctgctcctgctgctggtgccAACAAAGCAGCCAgtgttgcaactgcaacagcaacagtcgCTGCCGGCAAAACGCCTGCTGCAGCAATGGCTTTGAATGTGGCAGCTTCGGTTAAAGTGTCGCAAACGGATAAAACACCTCCACTAAAGACCACAATAACGGccagtgttgctgctgctccaggtGGCACAAAAGCATCAACGACACCTGgtgttgcaactgcaacagtgGTCAGTGTCTCGCCAGGAGCAACAGTGGCTGCCGGTGCCTCAAAAGCAGCCGCTCCACTCAAAGCTACGGCTACATCATCTGCCGTgggtgctgcagctgcggctAATGCAACACAGGCCGCAAAAATCGCACCAGTTGCCGCTCCATCGgcacttgttgctgctgcacagcCAGCCaagtccacatccacatcagcATCGGTGGCAAAGACAAATACCAACGCTGGCAGCAAGCCAACGGCTGCAATGTCCACTTTCAAGTCGGATGtcccagctgcagcagcaagtgTTGGTGCGACGAACGGAAAGGTCCCGCCGAGTGGAGGAGCCACTGCAATAGAACAGCCAGCAGTAAACCAAAAagcgacagcggcagcaacacaAAAGTCGCAAGCGGCcactgcaacagcaacgccTACAAAAACTGCCTTGACACAAAAGCCCATTGCCCCTTCAGCGGCCAGTGGCAAGGTGGCCACCACGGGTGGTCCAGCCGATGTGTCCAGCAGCCGGAGCACGGATAATCCGCCGACTGCAAAGGGcgcggccagcagcagcgtgTCGGCCAAGTCCGCAAAAGCCGGCAGGACACAGGCAAACGAAACCAGCCCCACGAAGCCAGCAGGAAAGCCCATTAAGGCCGGCTCCACCAGCCCCACAAAAGCGGTGGCCAAGccaggagcaactgcagccaaGACTGCAGCGACATCTGCTGCAACAGCGGCTCCTgcgggcagcagcagcagcaagaaggCGGCCACGTCGACAGCTGCCACATTGGGCAGCCAGGCGAAGACGAAAGGCAATGCATCCGGAGCGGGAACTAAGAAGTAA